A single region of the Acidithiobacillus acidisediminis genome encodes:
- a CDS encoding DNA methyltransferase — MAKQDKKAYDLSEAELRDLVTLIQQGKALPEKYRFILFEDKREVELVWNGKTRDVCTTVLPFQTLEHVDEPRTETKTQGELFDPRGRQVKGWTNKLIWGDNKLILSSLKAGALRQQIEDAGGLKLVYIDPPFDVGADFSIDIEIGGETFHKEPNLLEQIAYRDTWGRGADSFISMIYERLILIRDLLAEDGSIYVHCDWRLDSLIRLVLDEVFGRGGDNGAAGFRNEIIWHFTQGGKGAKHWARKHNTIFYFSKTDSPIFNQDSVRFAFTPHKQDEKGENYGGRMGVDEDGRRYVEKWGTGKKRLYRYYLDEGKLPEDVWSDIQSIQSAASERLNYPTQKPEALLERIIKASSHEGDLVADFFCGSGTTAAVAEKLGRKWIATDLGKFGIHTTRKRLIDVQRKLKVAGKDFRAFEVLNLGRYERQAYLNVGGRLTGKQKEQALTQKENEFRQLILRAYKATGLGGNEGAQPQDGFFHGARNGRLVVIGPINLPVGRLFVEEVITECRKRSASRVDILAFEFEMGLFPAVLEEARSKGIDLSPKYIPTEVFDKRAIDKGQVVFHDISFVEATPRYNKKNKFAVTIELTDFSVYYTQGAAEAAIAAMKEGKSEVMCEQGQLYKASKNKEGIVTKERLTRHWTDWVDYWAVDFDYMSRKEIIKVPVGTGISEFASLPGLEASQGEVALPQFEDRWTGGYIFENEWQSFRTRQNRDLELITTVHTYDRPGRYTVAVKVIDIFGNDTMTLVPVNVG; from the coding sequence ATGGCAAAACAAGACAAGAAAGCCTATGACCTGAGCGAAGCCGAGCTACGCGACCTAGTGACTTTGATCCAGCAAGGCAAGGCCTTGCCGGAGAAATATCGCTTCATCCTGTTCGAGGACAAGCGCGAAGTCGAGTTGGTCTGGAATGGCAAAACGCGAGACGTATGTACCACGGTGCTGCCCTTTCAGACACTGGAGCACGTGGACGAGCCGCGCACCGAGACCAAGACCCAGGGCGAGCTATTCGATCCTCGCGGCCGGCAGGTCAAGGGGTGGACAAATAAGCTCATCTGGGGCGACAACAAGCTGATCCTGTCTTCGCTCAAAGCGGGTGCCCTGCGCCAGCAGATCGAGGACGCCGGCGGCCTCAAGCTGGTGTACATCGACCCGCCCTTTGACGTTGGCGCGGACTTCTCCATTGACATCGAGATCGGCGGTGAGACCTTCCACAAAGAGCCAAACCTGCTGGAACAGATCGCCTACCGCGACACCTGGGGGAGAGGGGCAGATTCGTTCATCAGCATGATCTACGAGCGGTTGATTTTGATACGCGATTTGCTGGCGGAGGACGGGAGCATCTATGTGCATTGCGATTGGCGGTTAGATAGCCTCATACGGCTAGTGCTTGACGAAGTATTTGGTAGAGGTGGCGACAACGGTGCCGCTGGATTTCGTAACGAAATCATCTGGCACTTCACACAGGGAGGGAAGGGGGCGAAGCATTGGGCCAGGAAACACAACACCATCTTTTATTTCTCGAAAACCGATAGTCCCATCTTCAACCAAGATTCTGTGCGCTTTGCCTTTACACCTCACAAGCAAGACGAAAAAGGCGAAAACTACGGCGGCCGCATGGGAGTAGATGAAGATGGTCGCCGTTATGTGGAAAAATGGGGGACAGGGAAGAAGAGGCTGTACCGATACTACCTTGACGAAGGTAAGCTACCTGAAGACGTCTGGTCCGACATTCAATCAATTCAGTCCGCGGCTTCGGAACGTTTAAACTATCCCACACAGAAACCTGAAGCCCTACTTGAACGCATCATCAAAGCCAGCAGCCATGAAGGGGATCTCGTAGCTGATTTTTTCTGCGGTTCTGGTACCACGGCAGCGGTGGCGGAAAAACTGGGACGCAAATGGATCGCCACCGACCTCGGCAAGTTCGGCATTCATACCACACGCAAGCGCCTGATCGACGTTCAGCGCAAACTGAAAGTCGCTGGAAAAGACTTCCGTGCCTTCGAAGTGTTGAACCTGGGCCGCTACGAGCGGCAGGCATATCTCAACGTCGGCGGCCGCCTTACCGGCAAGCAGAAGGAACAGGCGCTGACCCAAAAGGAAAACGAGTTCCGCCAACTGATTCTCCGCGCCTACAAGGCTACCGGCCTCGGCGGCAACGAAGGCGCACAGCCGCAAGACGGTTTCTTCCACGGAGCGCGCAATGGGCGTCTTGTGGTCATCGGTCCGATCAACCTGCCCGTGGGGAGACTGTTTGTCGAGGAAGTCATCACCGAGTGTCGCAAGCGCAGCGCGTCCCGTGTGGATATACTGGCCTTCGAGTTCGAGATGGGATTATTTCCGGCAGTGCTTGAGGAGGCTCGCAGCAAGGGCATTGATTTGTCCCCGAAATACATCCCCACCGAAGTATTCGACAAGCGGGCCATCGACAAGGGTCAGGTCGTGTTCCACGACATCAGCTTCGTCGAAGCCACGCCGCGCTATAACAAGAAGAACAAGTTCGCAGTGACCATCGAACTGACCGACTTTTCCGTCTATTACACCCAAGGGGCCGCCGAGGCTGCAATTGCCGCCATGAAGGAAGGCAAGAGCGAGGTGATGTGCGAACAGGGGCAACTCTATAAGGCGAGCAAGAACAAGGAAGGAATTGTCACCAAGGAACGTCTGACTAGGCACTGGACGGACTGGGTGGACTATTGGGCCGTGGACTTCGACTACATGAGTCGCAAGGAGATCATCAAGGTGCCCGTTGGCACTGGCATCAGCGAGTTCGCTTCTCTTCCTGGTCTTGAGGCATCGCAGGGTGAAGTGGCCTTGCCGCAGTTCGAGGATCGCTGGACGGGCGGCTACATCTTCGAGAACGAATGGCAGAGCTTCCGCACCCGCCAGAACCGCGATCTAGAGCTGATTACCACCGTGCATACCTACGACAGACCCGGGCGTTATACCGTAGCTGTGAAAGTTATCGACATCTTCGGCAACGATACGATGACCCTAGTGCCAGTGAATGTTGGTTAA
- a CDS encoding DEAD/DEAH box helicase → MALHPNFPRSPYEILPPDLRWFPAAEELRSTAYEKLLPPLVAKVREEVKVWRDAGYAGASATSRDLLTWWFDIDHLIEQVDGAQSQFRYYFAQREAVETVIWLYDVRGARDKFDLLRFDASGAVSANMFDEAWPRFVVKMATGAGKTKVLSLLIAWSYFHKLYEPDSALARNFLLIAPNIIVLDRLRSDFDGLRIFFNDPVLPDNGHAGHNWRDDFQMALHIQDDVRIVRQTGNLFLTNIHRVYLGEVTEPSLEDDDLRNYFLAPFGAKPVGKTTDSNTDLGEIVREIDELAVFNDEAHHIHDSRLAWFQCIQDIHHKLLQKDLQLSIQVDVTATPRHDNGAIFVQTVSDYPLVEAIAQNVVKHPVLPDAASRAKLAEHQSPIISEKYADYLNLGIEEWRKSYAEHEKLGKKAVLFVMVDDTKNCDEVGSHLEKICPELQGAVLVIHTKNNGEISEAASSKSKEELELLRKQSNEIDTWKSPYKAIVSVLMLKEGWDVRNVTTIVGLRAYAAKSNILPEQTLGRGLRRMYFGSEQRETVSVMGTPAFMDFVESIQNEGVTFDRVPMGGADGRARQDSLVVEVETESPDKNIDELDIAVPRLTRRYNREFKDLTELEPEHFGNQKLPIKTFSPEETREIVFKTMLEGEVDHTMLLDGSGPGDYRSVVAFFARQLLKDLRLVGGYDQLYPKVKTFLRDHLFTSSVDLEDPVVLRNLSEPEVGKVVFNHFRAAINALTIYEGDSSRIDGYIRLRDTRPFRTEPRGFVQAKKSVFNRIVGEANADSLELAFAAFLESAPDVQAFGKNYMAVGFKIEYVKANGELSTYTPDFLVRTTDGKVWIVETKGREEIDLPQKMARLHQWCEDATEASKNNGGPSYHFVYVDQESFTQHKPSTFAGLASVFRDYQDQESKG, encoded by the coding sequence ATGGCATTGCACCCGAATTTCCCACGCTCTCCCTACGAGATATTGCCTCCAGACTTACGCTGGTTCCCTGCGGCGGAAGAACTGCGCAGCACCGCCTATGAAAAACTTTTGCCGCCCCTAGTCGCCAAGGTTCGTGAAGAGGTCAAAGTGTGGCGTGATGCCGGCTACGCGGGCGCATCGGCCACCTCACGCGACTTGCTGACTTGGTGGTTTGACATCGATCACCTGATCGAGCAGGTCGATGGCGCACAAAGCCAGTTCCGCTATTACTTCGCGCAGCGCGAAGCGGTCGAGACGGTCATCTGGCTTTATGATGTGCGCGGTGCGCGCGACAAGTTCGATCTGTTGCGTTTCGACGCCTCTGGTGCCGTGTCGGCCAATATGTTCGATGAGGCTTGGCCACGTTTCGTGGTCAAGATGGCAACTGGCGCAGGCAAGACCAAGGTGCTGTCGCTGCTGATCGCCTGGAGCTACTTTCATAAGCTCTATGAGCCGGATTCGGCGTTGGCACGCAACTTCCTGCTGATCGCACCCAATATCATTGTGCTCGACCGTCTTCGCAGCGACTTCGACGGGCTACGCATCTTCTTCAATGATCCGGTGCTGCCTGACAATGGCCATGCTGGCCACAACTGGCGGGACGATTTTCAGATGGCCCTGCACATCCAGGACGACGTGCGCATCGTTCGGCAGACAGGCAATCTTTTCCTGACCAACATTCACCGAGTCTATCTCGGCGAGGTGACAGAGCCCTCGCTGGAGGATGATGACCTGCGCAACTACTTCCTCGCGCCGTTCGGTGCCAAGCCCGTTGGCAAGACCACCGACAGCAACACCGACCTGGGCGAAATCGTGCGCGAGATCGATGAGCTCGCCGTGTTCAATGACGAGGCGCACCACATCCACGACAGCCGCTTGGCCTGGTTCCAGTGCATCCAGGACATCCACCACAAGCTGCTGCAGAAGGACCTGCAGCTATCCATTCAGGTGGACGTGACGGCCACCCCCCGCCACGACAACGGCGCGATCTTCGTGCAGACGGTGAGTGATTATCCGCTCGTCGAGGCCATTGCCCAGAACGTGGTCAAGCATCCGGTGCTGCCGGATGCTGCCAGCCGCGCCAAGCTTGCCGAGCACCAAAGCCCGATCATCTCCGAGAAATACGCCGATTACCTCAACCTGGGCATCGAGGAATGGCGCAAGAGCTACGCCGAACACGAGAAGCTGGGCAAGAAGGCGGTGCTGTTCGTCATGGTAGACGACACCAAGAACTGCGACGAGGTGGGCAGCCACTTGGAGAAGATTTGTCCGGAACTGCAGGGCGCGGTTCTGGTGATCCACACCAAGAACAACGGCGAGATTTCCGAGGCGGCCTCCAGCAAGAGCAAGGAAGAGCTGGAGCTGCTGCGCAAGCAGTCCAATGAAATCGACACCTGGAAGTCGCCCTACAAGGCGATTGTTTCAGTGCTGATGCTCAAGGAAGGTTGGGACGTGCGCAACGTCACCACCATCGTCGGCCTGCGAGCCTATGCCGCCAAGAGCAACATCCTGCCGGAGCAAACCCTCGGGCGCGGCCTGCGCCGCATGTATTTCGGCAGTGAGCAGCGCGAGACGGTTTCGGTCATGGGCACCCCGGCCTTCATGGATTTCGTGGAATCCATCCAGAACGAAGGCGTCACCTTCGACCGTGTGCCGATGGGCGGCGCCGACGGGCGCGCACGGCAAGATTCTCTTGTCGTTGAGGTTGAAACGGAATCCCCTGACAAAAATATCGACGAACTCGACATCGCGGTGCCGCGCCTGACCCGGCGCTACAACCGGGAATTCAAAGACCTGACCGAGCTGGAGCCAGAACACTTCGGCAACCAGAAGCTGCCGATCAAGACCTTCTCGCCGGAAGAAACCCGCGAAATCGTCTTCAAGACCATGCTCGAAGGTGAGGTCGATCACACGATGCTGCTGGATGGCAGCGGCCCAGGTGATTACCGTTCCGTGGTGGCATTTTTTGCGCGTCAGCTACTCAAAGATTTACGCCTCGTTGGTGGCTACGACCAACTCTATCCAAAGGTCAAGACCTTTCTCCGCGACCATCTCTTCACCAGCTCCGTCGATCTGGAAGACCCGGTGGTCCTGCGCAACCTATCCGAGCCGGAAGTTGGCAAGGTGGTATTCAACCACTTTCGTGCAGCGATCAACGCGCTGACGATCTACGAAGGCGACAGCTCGCGGATCGACGGTTACATCCGGTTGCGCGACACCCGGCCGTTCCGAACCGAGCCGCGCGGCTTCGTCCAGGCGAAGAAATCAGTGTTCAACCGCATCGTCGGCGAGGCCAATGCAGACAGTCTGGAACTGGCCTTTGCCGCGTTCCTGGAGAGCGCGCCCGACGTGCAGGCATTCGGCAAGAACTACATGGCCGTGGGCTTTAAGATCGAATACGTCAAGGCCAACGGCGAGCTATCCACCTACACGCCGGATTTCCTTGTACGTACCACGGACGGCAAGGTATGGATCGTCGAGACCAAGGGCCGCGAGGAGATCGACTTGCCGCAGAAAATGGCTCGCCTGCACCAATGGTGCGAAGACGCAACTGAGGCTAGCAAAAACAATGGGGGGCCGAGCTACCACTTCGTCTATGTCGATCAGGAGAGCTTCACGCAACACAAGCCTTCCACATTCGCGGGGCTGGCCAGCGTATTCCGTGACTACCAAGACCAAGAAAGCAAGGGCTAA
- a CDS encoding integrase, which yields MASINRRGKYWRVQIRRQGYPYLSATFDTKAEATAWAFKKEAELDRQTPAEVCQRLEARQYRLADALLRYEMDVLPDKKLTTRRRELGIMADLKGTFGDLALAEISGQRLALMVKHWERPSEAHPKGLGPHSIRLYLALISHLYTIARSEWGMADLINPVPLVRKPKLPRGRDRRLVGDEEERLLAVCEKTNPELADIVRFAIETAMRQAEIMGLTWDRVDFRNHTVFLQDTKNGETRLVPLSIVAEECLKRQRERHSTDPKSRVWSYTTDGMRASYFKALKKVGIEGLTFHDLRHEATSRLCERGLPIMTVQAITGHKSTQMLKRYTHISAGALVAAVRGV from the coding sequence ATGGCGAGCATCAACCGTCGTGGCAAGTATTGGCGGGTGCAGATCCGCAGGCAGGGTTATCCTTACCTGTCGGCCACCTTCGACACCAAGGCCGAAGCCACGGCCTGGGCGTTCAAGAAGGAAGCGGAACTCGACCGGCAGACCCCCGCAGAGGTTTGTCAACGCCTGGAGGCCCGGCAATACCGTCTTGCCGACGCGCTGTTGCGCTATGAGATGGACGTTCTCCCGGACAAGAAGCTCACCACCCGGAGGCGGGAATTGGGCATCATGGCCGATCTCAAGGGCACGTTCGGGGATCTGGCTTTGGCGGAGATCAGCGGCCAGCGGCTGGCCCTCATGGTGAAGCACTGGGAGCGGCCCAGCGAAGCGCACCCCAAGGGATTGGGTCCGCACTCCATCCGGCTATACCTGGCACTGATCTCACATCTCTACACCATTGCCCGGTCGGAATGGGGTATGGCCGATCTCATCAATCCAGTGCCCCTGGTGCGCAAGCCCAAACTCCCCCGGGGACGGGACCGAAGGCTTGTCGGCGATGAAGAAGAGCGGTTGTTGGCGGTGTGTGAAAAGACGAATCCAGAACTAGCGGATATCGTGCGTTTTGCCATCGAGACGGCCATGCGCCAAGCCGAGATCATGGGCCTGACCTGGGATCGGGTGGATTTCCGCAATCACACAGTCTTTCTGCAAGATACGAAGAACGGGGAGACCCGTCTGGTACCGCTGTCCATCGTTGCGGAAGAGTGTCTCAAGCGGCAGCGGGAGCGGCACAGTACGGACCCCAAAAGCAGGGTCTGGAGCTATACCACCGACGGCATGCGGGCCAGCTATTTCAAGGCGCTCAAGAAGGTAGGTATTGAGGGTTTGACCTTTCACGATCTGCGTCACGAGGCTACCAGCCGCCTTTGTGAGCGCGGCTTGCCGATCATGACGGTGCAGGCTATAACCGGTCATAAGTCCACGCAGATGCTGAAGCGTTATACGCATATCTCGGCTGGGGCTCTGGTGGCGGCGGTGCGGGGCGTGTAG
- a CDS encoding TrlF family AAA-like ATPase, which translates to MMQNNMTRSQALNEALKQPNGARFYRCALQVNPFAYHSRHAKQSTFQNGAEYNAAIIAACHANKIEAIAVTDHYRISDSLSLINEARAAGIFVFSGFEAASSDGVHFLCLYDPNKDGLMERFIGDLGVHDHTALSPLGDKNCLDLLDRVHRQGGIAIAAHVAADNGLLATLEGQPRINAWKSDNLCACALPGPVENAPQSMRGILKNKDAAHKRERHVAVINASDVNSPEDLAEPRSSCFIKMSALSVEGLRQAFLDPESRIRLHSDPHPEPHAEFIAMAWEGGFLDGTRLHFNGNLNVLVGGRGTGKSTIVESLRYALAIDPIGDEANKAHQGVLRHVLKSGTKISLLVRSHHPAKQDYTIERTIPNPPVVKDESGAVLNLLPFDVVPGVEIFGQHELSELTKSREKLTLLLERFVKRDPNAGAQKAELRLELERSRGRIADVQRGIKLIDERLSLLPGLEETQKRFQDAGLEERLKEKSLLVREERILATIKERLTPVATLRQELAEFLPIDTAFLSAKALEGLPNSAMLIGGAAILDQVTVQLQAIAMLIEQTLSMSNAGLLALRSRWDERRQIVEVTYQALLRELQKSKVDGEEFIHLRRQIEELRPLRERKETLLRDLAAYQENRRNLLDTWFNFQSAEYRALEKAAKSVSKKLNGRVRAMVTMGGNREPLEKLLRDQIGGNLAALLERLRSRNTLSLLDFAQRCREGKDSLVSNYGLPPAAAERLAQAGADIFMRLEELELPATTKIELNTSAEGEPETWQTIEALSTGQKATAVLLLLLLESEAPLVVDQPEDDLDNRFITEGIVPTMKGEKRKRQFVFSTHNANIPVLGDAELIIGLSTGIQHETVQGRINERHMGSIDMEPVREMVEEILEGGKAAFEMRRQKYGF; encoded by the coding sequence ATGATGCAAAATAACATGACACGATCCCAAGCGCTTAACGAGGCGCTGAAACAGCCCAATGGTGCCCGGTTCTACCGTTGTGCGCTTCAGGTTAATCCTTTTGCTTATCACAGTCGCCATGCCAAACAGTCCACCTTTCAAAACGGAGCTGAATACAACGCGGCGATCATCGCGGCTTGCCATGCCAACAAGATCGAGGCCATTGCCGTTACCGATCATTATCGGATCAGCGACTCCCTGAGTTTAATCAATGAGGCTCGTGCGGCGGGTATTTTCGTGTTCAGTGGCTTCGAGGCTGCGTCCAGTGATGGTGTCCATTTCTTATGCCTCTATGATCCCAATAAAGACGGCCTCATGGAACGTTTTATTGGCGATTTGGGTGTGCACGATCACACTGCACTTTCACCGCTAGGTGACAAGAACTGTCTTGATCTGCTGGATCGCGTCCATCGCCAGGGTGGTATTGCGATCGCCGCTCATGTCGCAGCAGACAACGGTTTGTTGGCGACACTTGAGGGTCAGCCGCGCATAAACGCGTGGAAGTCCGACAATCTTTGCGCCTGCGCGCTGCCTGGGCCGGTTGAAAACGCACCGCAAAGCATGCGCGGCATCCTGAAAAACAAAGATGCGGCGCACAAACGCGAGCGCCATGTCGCCGTCATAAATGCCTCCGATGTGAATAGCCCAGAGGATTTAGCTGAACCGCGGTCAAGCTGCTTTATAAAGATGTCGGCACTGTCGGTAGAAGGCCTACGTCAAGCTTTTCTCGATCCTGAATCTCGGATACGTCTACACAGCGATCCGCATCCAGAGCCACATGCGGAATTCATCGCCATGGCCTGGGAAGGTGGTTTCCTTGACGGAACGCGACTGCACTTCAATGGTAACCTGAATGTGCTAGTGGGTGGTCGGGGGACGGGGAAATCAACTATCGTCGAAAGTCTTCGCTACGCTCTGGCGATCGACCCCATTGGAGATGAGGCAAACAAGGCGCACCAAGGCGTTCTGAGACACGTCCTGAAAAGCGGCACCAAGATTTCACTGCTGGTACGATCTCATCATCCTGCGAAGCAGGATTACACGATCGAGCGAACAATACCCAATCCGCCTGTTGTCAAAGACGAGTCTGGTGCAGTTCTAAATTTGTTGCCCTTTGATGTGGTGCCGGGCGTTGAGATATTCGGCCAACATGAACTTTCTGAGCTGACCAAGAGTCGTGAGAAGCTGACGCTTCTACTGGAGCGGTTTGTCAAACGTGATCCGAATGCCGGTGCCCAGAAGGCGGAATTGCGCCTGGAACTGGAGCGCTCGCGCGGCCGGATTGCCGATGTGCAAAGAGGAATCAAGCTGATCGACGAGCGCCTCAGCCTTTTGCCGGGCCTGGAAGAGACACAAAAGCGATTTCAGGATGCCGGTCTAGAGGAACGCCTGAAAGAGAAGAGTCTTCTGGTGCGGGAAGAGCGAATTTTAGCGACCATCAAGGAAAGACTGACTCCGGTTGCGACATTGCGCCAGGAGCTAGCCGAGTTCCTGCCGATCGATACTGCTTTTTTATCTGCGAAGGCGTTGGAAGGTCTCCCGAACAGCGCGATGCTGATCGGGGGTGCAGCCATTCTTGACCAAGTAACTGTGCAACTTCAAGCAATCGCCATGCTGATTGAGCAGACACTTTCCATGTCCAACGCTGGCCTGTTGGCATTGCGTAGCCGTTGGGACGAGCGACGGCAAATAGTAGAAGTCACCTATCAGGCACTCTTGCGCGAACTTCAGAAGTCCAAGGTTGACGGTGAGGAATTCATCCACCTACGCCGCCAGATCGAGGAATTGAGGCCGCTCCGGGAAAGGAAGGAAACCCTCCTTCGTGACTTGGCCGCTTACCAGGAAAACCGGCGCAATTTGCTCGATACCTGGTTCAATTTTCAATCCGCCGAGTACCGCGCCCTGGAGAAGGCAGCCAAGAGCGTCTCCAAGAAACTTAATGGTCGGGTGCGGGCCATGGTCACGATGGGGGGCAATCGTGAGCCGCTCGAAAAGCTATTGCGGGACCAAATTGGCGGCAACCTGGCTGCGCTGCTAGAGCGTTTGAGAAGTCGCAATACCCTGTCGCTGCTGGATTTCGCACAACGCTGCCGTGAGGGTAAAGATTCGCTCGTCAGCAACTACGGCCTTCCGCCCGCGGCTGCAGAGCGGCTTGCCCAGGCAGGGGCTGATATTTTTATGAGGCTGGAAGAACTGGAGTTACCTGCAACCACCAAGATCGAGCTGAATACATCGGCCGAAGGCGAGCCGGAAACGTGGCAAACAATCGAAGCTCTTTCGACAGGTCAAAAGGCGACGGCCGTTCTCTTGCTGCTGCTGCTGGAGTCTGAAGCCCCTCTTGTTGTAGATCAGCCTGAAGACGATCTCGACAATCGCTTCATTACCGAGGGCATTGTGCCGACGATGAAGGGTGAAAAACGTAAACGGCAGTTTGTCTTCTCGACACATAATGCCAATATCCCGGTCCTTGGTGATGCCGAGCTGATTATCGGTCTTTCAACTGGCATTCAGCATGAGACTGTTCAAGGGCGCATCAACGAACGGCATATGGGCTCGATTGATATGGAGCCCGTGCGCGAAATGGTCGAGGAAATTCTTGAGGGTGGAAAAGCTGCTTTTGAGATGCGCCGCCAAAAATATGGCTTCTAA
- the rsmI gene encoding 16S rRNA (cytidine(1402)-2'-O)-methyltransferase, producing the protein MEKAVGRLFIVGTPIGNLEDLSPRARRVLGAVDRVLVEDRRHAQRLFQSIGLQPRTEPLHEHNEREQIPRILAFLQAGEQLALISDAGMPLVSDPGYPLIRELRRAGTEIIVVPGPSASLAALVLAGLPTDRFVFEGFLPAKRGARQERLRAIRDEARSLIFYEAPHRILATLQDMIDTFAGDRAAVLAREITKLHEEALGETLQEVWEVLTAAPERQRGEMCLVVAGAPAHETTEVELDRWLRPLLQELPLAQAVRIAEAQSGVSHRRVYQRALALTSAAESD; encoded by the coding sequence ATGGAAAAAGCCGTCGGTCGTTTATTCATTGTAGGGACGCCCATTGGCAATCTCGAGGACCTTTCGCCCCGAGCACGGCGGGTTTTGGGTGCGGTCGACCGGGTGTTGGTCGAAGACCGACGCCATGCCCAGCGCCTGTTTCAAAGCATCGGCCTACAACCGCGTACGGAACCGCTGCACGAGCACAACGAACGCGAGCAGATCCCACGCATTCTCGCGTTTCTGCAGGCCGGCGAGCAACTTGCGCTGATCTCTGATGCCGGCATGCCCCTCGTCTCTGATCCCGGCTATCCCCTGATTCGCGAACTACGCCGAGCGGGGACGGAAATTATCGTTGTCCCCGGACCCTCCGCTTCTCTGGCAGCTCTGGTACTGGCCGGACTGCCAACAGACCGCTTTGTGTTTGAGGGATTTCTGCCCGCAAAACGGGGGGCACGCCAAGAGCGACTGCGGGCCATTCGTGACGAAGCCCGCAGCCTGATTTTCTATGAAGCACCGCATCGGATCCTGGCCACCTTGCAGGACATGATCGATACCTTTGCTGGCGACCGAGCAGCGGTTCTAGCCCGAGAGATCACCAAGTTGCATGAGGAAGCCCTCGGGGAAACTCTGCAAGAGGTATGGGAGGTGTTGACCGCGGCGCCTGAGCGTCAGCGCGGAGAAATGTGCCTGGTCGTGGCCGGCGCACCGGCACACGAGACTACCGAAGTCGAGCTCGACCGCTGGCTCCGTCCACTGCTCCAAGAGCTACCTCTCGCCCAGGCGGTGCGCATAGCCGAAGCCCAGAGCGGCGTTTCCCATCGTCGCGTGTATCAGCGGGCCCTTGCCTTGACTTCAGCAGCGGAGTCGGATTAA